The segment acttgcttttgctttacatatgcgctgtacacacatgcatacagacacaaaataaaatatgagcaaggcccttaacccttaactgctcagatgtgtaatgagataaaaaaaaaaaaaggaagtcgctctggataagtctgccaaaatgactaaatgtaaatgtaatgtaaattcctcagcgcaagagagagaaaaaacagtggcccagttgtgatcacgtgaaaacaagaagcgcatgcttgccttgcggaacactcgcaaacagcgttactcacaatttgaggtttcactgtaagtctttttatttattcacctCCAGTAACCATTTAATACATATTATGTTTATCTCTGAGGCTTCATTATTGTTATTGActcattattgttatttttttactcttgtAAAGAGATGCCTTTGTTAGATCAGTCACACTAAAAACACTGTGAATCAATGTATGTTTCAACAAGGTATGTCAGTCATTAAGGTTAGTGCATCATCTCTCTTTGTTATAGGAACTAGGCTGGTAAACTAGTCAGTACATCTGTAAATCTGCAGGACTctgagactgataaagtcaagTCCTGCAGCTTACAGTAGTTTCGTCACCTCTCTTCTTATCTGAATGTCCATAATAAAGAAAGCAATCAGATGGCTGTTTACAACCAGTGTTTCTGAATAGGCAGCTGCAGTGGTCTTGACGATTGTGCAAATGAGAGAGAAATTGTAAAGTGGTAGCTGTAACGGCAGGGGGCAGTGAATAGTTGTGAGGGGTGTTGGACACTCAGCTAATGTGTGTATGGAATGGATGATGGTGCTGGGTGACAGACTAATTTAGCTTGTTGCCCATAGTCAAGTTATTCTCTGCTCTATGACccattttattgtttatattgtttttttatttatgaaagaatgcaaatacagtacatatataaaataaatataaaataaataatttccctATATGAAAACtaatgtaacacacactaatcatCCATTACATCAGCGCCATTGGCAGTTGACATGAACAACATTGATTGCCAGCTATATACCAGTAAATGGATGACAGAATTATAGGCACACGAGGCACAGCTATACACATCAGGACTGAATTCCAGCATGTCCTATCTGAtttcacagaaaagccaatgctgcACAAATCCCCAATAAAAGTTATGGCCAAGATAGAAAGCCACCAGAACAACTAATGCAACAAAGCCCATCACGCAGTGACCCAGCCTCCAAGCCCACAGATGCCACTTCGATTAAACCCCTATGGGATGAACCAAAGAATCTGTtaccaatgtcctggtgccagacaaacaaaaaatttatattaaaattgaaACAATATGCAACTTATTTCCACTAATGGAGacaatatgtatatacagtaaaatatttaatgcaaaCCTTGTTAGGTTATTCTCTTACCAATTCTGCACAGAATTGTACTTAATTGTGTACCTGAACATCAAaagctaattattattttaatatgcatAGTAATTGGTGCACATAGAATGTCAGCATTACTCTTTTAGAAACCATTAACAATATCCTGAAGTTGGCTGAAAACCTTTGAATacctaaaacacaaaacagatgtagaaattataatttaacaatattttaaaagctcTAAACCTTCCTTACTTACACTAAGGTCAAAAATAGGGTCTTCTTCTTCTATCGGCGGCTGTCTGGCAGCTCCATCTCCAATATTCTCCTTCCGATATACCCCTTCTCCGCACACGTCCAAATTATCTTAATCTGGCCCCTCTAACTTTGTCCCCAAACTTTCTTACCGGCATCTAATATACTCATTCCTAATGTTGTTGATTCTGGTCGCTCCCAAAGCAAATCGCAGCACCTCCAGCTCTGCCACCTCCAactctgcttcctgtctttttgtCGGTGGCAACTTTTCCAAACCATACAACATTCTCACTATTGTCCTGTAGATTTTCCTCTTTAGCAAAATCATAAGCACAATAGCTGATTCTCTGCATATATGTTAGATTAATATTGGATGCTCCTGTGCCTTGCATGTACTTTGAGTGGCTACTCGGTAGATGGCGgtataaaggaggcgtggcacAGAGCGACTTCCCCCTTATGCATATTCATGAAATTCTCATTAATAATAACGAGATCTGGTTGTTCATATAGCGGCGCCATTTTAAGAGCGTTCTCATCTCTTACTCGCTTGGCACCGGTCACCGTCCTTTACTTCGGAGAATTTCTCAAAGGTAATCGGTTAAAAACACCGcttttgatgtatttttatgtacatgttttttctccctttttcgtctttagttttttattgtttagtgaTTAGAAAAGATGATATTTTGAAAATAATCCTGCTGCTGTTCATGTCATTAGGCCATTCAAAATAGCTAGGTAGCTAATGTGACGCAGATACGGATTgatttacagaaaaataaaatgtcgtTGATCCGAAATGCAATATATCGCTATTTAGCTTGCTCGATGATTAAAGTGTGCGTTTTAAACAGTTTTGCATTCCATAgcctaaaataatttttggcTGTAATGTTCAGCTCTCACGGAAACGGAGAAAGGGAAAGCTAGGCCGCAGTAATGTTAGCGGTtatgctagttagctttgtagcctcGCTTTTGTTCTTTCGCGAAGAAAGGAGGCGCGTGTTCCGGCCTTTTTATAATTACAGTTGTATTTGCATATaattacaattgttttttttaccactgtTGAGTTTTGTAGACCTTTTTATCGTGTACAGAAACAATTTGGTGTcgtttaaattatattacttATCTATTTCCGGCTGAAAATGAAACGGCAGCCATTTTCTACAGTGCTAGCGCGCTAAAAAAATTACACGGATGTTTATGTAACTCGCGTGGAGAAAGGTATAAAATGCCATTGACTCAGATTAATTTAGCTGTCTTGGGTGTAGGTTTTACAGTGTGAGGTTAGTCGTTTGCTTGCAGTTTAACCAGAAACCAGTTTATCGGGCGGGTGAGAAGCTAATGCATGCAGGGAGCTCGCCGCGTGCCGCCATTGTGTGCAACTGCGCAATAGTTGAATGGCCATGTTACGTTAAAGCGTATCGCATGCAGTCCACCCCTCCCCCCAAAATACAAGTTAAGTGTATTTATTAACAGTTTATGTATAAATAAGTGTATGTTAACCTTGTGTAGCAAATCTCtgaaatgtatattttgtacttcTCACTACAGATGTCTGACGAAGGTAAACTATTTATTGGTGGACTCAGCTATGAGACCACGGAGAATTCTCTGGAAGAGGCCTTTTCCAAATATGGCACTATTGCTaaaggtaaattttttttctttttgtatataaATGACATTTGTTTAAATGCCTTAATTCCCAATTAATGTTTTCTACCAAATCCTCCTTAGTTGATGTCATTAGAGATCGTGAAACTGACAGGTCCAGAGGCTTTGGATTTGTAACGTTTGAAAATCCAGATGATGCAAAGGATGCAATGGCTGCTATGAACGGCAAGGTAATCTAGTTAAATgtgccaaaaaaagaaaagattgtcCCTGTTTTGTGTAGCCTGCTATACATGAATAACTTTTGTCTCTACTCCACCCTCAAAGACTGTTGATGGTAGAACCATTCGTGTTGATGAAGCTGGTAAATCCGGTGGGAGATCTGGTGGTTTCAGAGGTTCTGGTGGAAGGGGATTTTTCAGAGGTGGCAGAGGAAGAGGTGGGTTTTGTTGgcaaatgttattatttttttatttttttatgtatataatggatatattttaaattattaaaaaaaaaaaaattactttccaGGGGGTGGTGGTTATGGGGGTGATAGAAGTTATGGTGGTGAAAGAAGCTATGGTCGTGGAGGTGGTGGCTATGGTGGTGACCGTGGTTATGGAGGCAGAGATCGAAGCTATGGCAGTGGTGAGAGGAGCTATGGTGGAGGCGGCGGCTACTCAAACAGGAGTGGAGGCTACTCaggtggtggtggaggaggaggaggatacAGAGACAACAGGTTGGTGCTTTAATTTCTATCTAATAGCTAAATTGTTACTTTTGGACCCATTTGGCTTCCATGTCACTTGTAGCAGGAAACATCTTACAGAAAATTTTGTAATTACTAAAGGTGAATATAATttaattgcaataaaaaaaacaaacttttgtttACAGGAACCAGGGTGGCTATGAGCGTTCTTCTTTTGGTTCCTATAGAGACAGCTATGACAGCTATGGTATGTACAGAACCTCTGAATTGCTCAACACAGATTTGTAACAGAAGTGTAAAACTGAGTCCATTCTGTCCTTGTCAACATAGATATTGACTGACTAGCAGTCTTTTTGAGACTTTGGCGTCATGTTAAAATGTAGCACAAATGCTTGTTTAATACAGCATTCATTCCAAAAGAAACAGTTCTCCATCACTTCAAAATCTACGAACAGTTGACTTAATATGCAGATGGCCATTAGTTTATCCTGAAGATGCTTGAAATTGAGTTTGAATTGTTGCATAGTGGTATCAGTTCTTTATTTGGGAAGGATGTCAAAATGCATCAGTGCCTTTACTCTTCCCTGCTTCTTGTCCAcagcagagtaaaaaaaaaagtcctgattCCAAGATCATCCCTTCGCTGGCTGTGTTAGATGTGCTCTTCGAAgatccttgattttttttttccactttgtttaatttgaatttattaGTTGTAACATTCTCCTATATAAAATACAAGATGCTATcagttttttaaacaattattttcatgttcaaGCTGTCCTGAGATGGTGTCATTATTTTTGGGCATTTGCTGTAAACATTTGAGCCCGTTTTTAGATTGCCTGTAACTTCGTTTCTCTATGGAAATCTGTTTTTTGAACCATACGTTGAATTCTCTAACCAGTTCAGCACAGCCTGATAGCTTCTAAAACCGATTTGAAGTGAAACTTTGGACCAACCTACAGTTACGAATGGATTGCTGTGAAAAGACGGtttctatattaaaaataaaaaataaaaaaaaaagcagagtcTTACTTGTAATTGCCTGCTTCTAAAACATTATCAGACTCTTAAAAGAAGCTTGCCAAGCTGTGATGTGCTTTTAGTGGCTGAAGTCCTTGTGTAATGCATTTCTTTTAGTAAAGCAGGGTAGGCATGCTGACTTTGAGCTCACGGCTCTAGCAAGCCTCCTTGGTATTGCTAAAGATTTGCAAAATATTCAGTTCCCAAAGAGTGAACTACTCTGATCGGTGCTGCCTCAGATTAGGAGTTGATTAAGCTCATGGTGGCCCATGGTACTTTGCTCTTTGTGACTTTTGAATAAAAAGAAGTACTGCTTGGAGATCACTTTTATATCCATGTTAAGATTTTGTTCCTTCGGTGAGAgaaatgtgctgttttgtgtACCAAcggctatatattttttttattttttttttgttaaattggcTTCATGAAGCCCATTAAACAAATTTCTGAACATGCTTTGGATTCATTGACCCGTAAAGATTATTAACTACACACTGACTTATGGGGACCTGTCAAAGGCTGAAGTTTTACCTGGATGGATTTTAGTTAATCTTAAATCACTTAAGAGGGTTTTTGGTGCTTAGCATCTGGAATAAAATTTTCGGAATAATCTGGGGTTACAGAAGAGTAGTTGGGATGGATAAGTTTTGCCACGGTCAGTAATGTGTAATGCTTCATTGCATCCAAGCGTTCTCTGCTAGCAATTTTGGAAAACCAACAATGTCCTTGGAGAATGAAGTGTTGTGCCTACCAACTCAAGAGTCCTCTGAGATGAAAGCTGCTCTCTTGACTAGGGCAAATGTGGAAATAGTCCTGTAATGTGAGGTAACCACTTTTGATCTCCTGTATGCATCCTTCCAACAATTTTATTGTCCATCACATTTTTCTACAAAATTTTGACCAGTGTTCTTTCCTCAAGCTTTTTAGCTGTGTAACTCCTCAATATTGTTCCTCTTTACCAGAAATGTGCTTTATACTAAACCAAAAGGATTGCAGTTTCTCTATTTGTAATCTTAAACTTGTCCCATATCTGTAAATGCTCAATCTCCCAATATTACTACCAAAAATGTCAACCTCAAATGGCCTCATTGCCTTTTAAGGCACTGATGCTTGCCTTGGAAAAACAGTCTAAGCTCCTTGCTCATATTCCTTACATATTTATTGGTTTCTTCCTTGGCCCATTTATCTAAACTGTGCTAATACAGTTGCTAATGCATGTTAATTTGTCCCTTTTGTATCTTTATTGCATACTCGCATACCTTATCTTATGTTTCAGGTTGAAGTACGTGAAACATAGAAGTTTAGGCTGAGCCAGTGTTTACCAGATCAGTGTCTGGGACTAATTTGAATGCTCTGAGTATTGCTAAGAGGTAAGTATGGTTTCCATTACAGCTATGCTCGATTGCTGAAGCAACCACAGTAGTTGCTATAAAACCAGTATCTGAGTTGAATAGAAAAATATTGACTGACCTAGTATTTAATACTgtgaataaatgttaaaaagaagTGACCAAGTGGTGATGTAGGTAGAGTACTGTAATAAATCCTCTTTAATATTGTTTCAGTTTTGTCTGGACGTGGATGAATGCTCTGCAGTGCAAGCTCACAAGCCAAGCTTCAGCTGTGATCTCAGAATCCAGAAGTCTGTACTTCCTTATAGATCAGGTTGTGAATGTAATGGAGAAAAAATGGCCCAATAAAAGACTTGCAGTTCatatttttcttgtgttttacTGTGTAAGCTAAAAATCCTGGAAATAATGCAGTAACCCTACATAATTTATGTAACCTTTCAGTTTAGCCTCCCTTTTTTTAAGCTTAACTCAGTTTTGCTGAGCTCTTAAGAATTAAGTGTTCATTTGTGTTCATAGACAGACCATGTTAAATACAAGACATACCTTTGCTCTAATGCAAGTGATGCTGAATTACAACAGAAAACTTTCGGATATTGAGAGTTCTTAGACGATCACAAGCATGAGGAGTTGTCTCCTTTGACTTTACGACAATAAAAACTGTTAGGGACatacaacaaataaaattaaattgattgGAGAGGCGCTATAAAAAGAAGAGAGATGTGCTGCttttacaaagaaatcacatctTTGATTTCCCATGATGAAACACTTACTGAGCAGCCATACTGCAGTGTCTCTTGTATAAAATCTGTTCCCCTCTTTGTAAATGCAGGATTTAGCTAGCTGCCACAGGGGGGCGGTGATATTCTTTCTTGTGTTGGCAATTTATTAGGCAACGCTTCCCTTAGCCACACTTAACTGGTCTAGGACTgatgtgtatataatatttatttacagatatatttgtatataaactGCAGACTTGGCAGTTTGATTCTCACTCCCTACTTTGCACAGCAGAAGGATAAAtgcatgtaatgtaaataattatgaaTGAGCAacagcaaacttttttttttttcctcaagtcTGCTGAGAACTGGTCTCAATAAGGTCTTAATACAGTCTGAGCTAAGTAAgtgagaattattttttttgtgcttatttGGCAAATGAACAAGTGCACTATTTTTATTGTTCTCAGGTCTTTTGTTGGAAAGTTGGTGCACAAGGCTTATGTAGGACCTGACTGGGACACTATTCTAGCATAGAGCACCATGCACCAACAAGCTGGAAACATCTTTGGAGAATGTCCGTTTGCAAAACTATCTTTGAACTTGCTTGGAGAATAACATGATCACAAGACTTTGTAAGCTGTGAGGCTCATACTTGGGGcatctttgtgtttgtgatCTCACTGTTTCCAGTTGATTGTTTTGATCTGTTACAGattctttaaatttgaaaaaactTGATCCATATGTATTTCACACAAACTGGCAATAACATTTCTCTGTACATACAGTGCATcttaaaaattagaatattgcaAAAATTCATAATGGAATTGAGAAATGACTCATTCTAGACTCATTGCACATGAAGTAAAGCATACAGCAATccttttattttgattattggTTACAAATCAagtaaatatttagatttattctaGAACATTTAATTTAGAGTAAtttggtagttttttttaagtttttttttttttttgtataatgcaTCTTGCAGCCGAGTTCAGTGCATAAGGCATACTGCTGAtttgacagttgtccagaagaccATAATCGAAATCCTGCACAAAGAGGGCAAGTCGTAGGTGTTGAAATATTGACACATGTTCATAGAAAATTGGAAATTTTCTACAAAACTACAAAAGTGTagtaggaaaaaaataagattgtTTAGATCAAAGCTGATTTGAACAGTTGACTGAGAGTTGGAACAGTTGGAGTCATTACAGCAAGAGCCACCATGATGTCTTATGGAAATTGCTACAGCTGTTGCATTCCTAGTATCAAGATGTTCTTGAATCAGAGACGACGTCAGAATGTGCAGAGTTTTGCTTGCATACTAAAAGATCTGAAGCAGGCAGTAATGTTTGTTAGAATACGTTTGTATTGATTTAgtttgtaataaaacattttaggtagtatatttatatgtaattcCTTTTATAACTGACTTCAGGTATAAAACACTGGTCCTCTGCTGCACTTACCAGACTTGTGCctgctcacatacagtacaaataagaGCCAAATGTGCAAAGTTACTATTCAGCCTAAGAAAAGTTAGCtgtaataaaactgtatatatGGCAAAACCACTAAATTATTGATGGGGTTTGTTTAAGCCCTTGGGATGCAATGGTATGTATCTGCTTCCGATGTGTAAATACACCAAGCTCCAGTGCAGCAATGCCAATTAAGTAGCCTACCTTCCTGAGTCTAGACAAAAGTATGTTTCTCTCAATacctgaacaaaagcatttattttaaatacagacCCACTAATGGTTTTGTGAGAGATGGCGAGTTTGAAGGCTGCAGCATGAACATTAATGGAAAACACAGAACAGACCTAGACAGGCAGCGTTTGAGTGGGTGGGTGCGAGGGGGGAAGGGGAATTAGGGTCTTGTCCATGGGATGGTTTTGTGATTGAACGCTGAAAAGATCACAGTCCAGCAAAGATTGTCATCCTGTGTTTATTAGATAACAGTTATTAATCACCCTTTTGTCCACACATTCCATAAACAGACTGTTAACAGCTTTTTTCAGAGCTCTGGTTAGATGTTTTTAGATAAACAAAAGATGCCTAAGCAATACTTTGATAGGAGCCTTGTAAACCCATGACTGTCCAAGCAAAGTAAATTAATTCATTTGGactataaattaaaaagttttatgtCCATCGAGTCAAATCACAAGCATGTtcttgaaatacattttcacattGGCTGCACCATTCTGATCCTCCATGTGTAACTCCTCCTGATTATTTATGCCCTATGAAGGAGAGGGCAAAGGGTTGAAACTTGTGTATGTACTCTTAGACTCTTGGACTCCTTTGCatacacaactacacaactaTACTAAGCTGTATACACTCGGTGTACACTTCATTAGGTATTATTATTCTATCTTGtaacctcctgatatatacagtaagtatatattttatttacaaattaattacTCCACTGTGAACTGAGTGCAAGATTTTATAtgcagtacagtataatatCAGCATTTAATATTTAGTAAGAACATATAGTATGCCCAAATGAATAAAGTTTTGAATTGAAAAACTTCTTTCAAATACTTCCTTTTATTCAGATTCACTTCAGTGGCAGCAGTTTCACATCTGATGTTATTAAAAAGACATGAGCCTGAGTCATTAAATCTGGCAACCACTGAATAGGAAACAGCCCATGATCTCATTTTTGTGTATAAGCGCCAGGATTAGTTAACCTGCTTCATAGAGTTCTCCAAAGACTCCTGTTAGTTTTCAAAGTGCTGTGAATCTTTGGGCTAGAGTCTACGTGCTTCTGCACTCATGACTATAATAAAAGAATTGTATTTACAATGTAATCTAATTCCTGGTATGTCACAGAAATGAATTGTGAAACATGATAAATACGGCAGACGGTAAATTGCTAGGACCTGCTCAGAGTAACTGATGAAGGACAGAAAGATTAAAATCTATGGAAATAATGATGCTAAACAAGAGAAACACCTGCCAAAAATTGCCAAATCATCCTGTAGAGAAAGAGCAGCAAACTCCCCACATGTCTGAGGCTTCAGAGGCATAAATTAAGCAGTGTGAAGCCATTGGATATTTTGGCCTTCTACTTTAGATCGTAAAACCATATGGTCTCTGCCTACATCAAACAAGGGTTTCATATTTCTATGGCCATTATTATGGCCACTGTTTAAGTGGCTCAAACAGTGgccataataatgaaaatatagtTGTAGgaaatttttatgcaaatttttAATAAGGCCATGTCAGATCTGAAACAACAAGAATCAAAGACTAAAGAACATCATTTTCTTGATCACAAGCTCTTCAAAGTAAGAAATGCTTCAAAGAATGAGTTAAAGAACATTTTAGCAAAAAGAAGACACAGATTTATTGATAACATAAATAATCAGACTGGCTAAACTACCCAGACCAGCACTTTTTGCcagttgcaaaataaaaaaaaattgcaacaaaATGCTAAAATGGAAATACACTTGACAGAATAGATCTTGCCTTAAACATCAAACAAGTATAGATATAGACCCAAGGCAACATTAGAGTCTCATGAAATAGAGTAGCTCAAGAGATCTTTGAGGTGACTGGGCAAGACTTAAAACCACTGTGGAAGCAAAGCTTGGATTGGGTTCATGTAGGGTTTTTTTAACACAGGCAGACTGTAGCTATGGGCTTGTAAGTAGAATCCTGAGACGcaagtatattatttttagcATGTCTGCAAGGAAAAGCAGTCACCAATAATTATCTGGTAATGTAAGACTAAACGTATTTTTAGACAGCTAGGTCATCATTGTTTAAAGAAGAAGGGTAATTGCCTATGCAGATGTAGTCTAGTCGAGAAGGATTTAATTGGAAAAGGATTTATAGGTAGAAGTCATAAAAGGGGATATGGAGCTTGATGTGTAGAAGCCAAATGGCTGGATGGGTTATGGAGGAAGTGCCAGTGACACTGACAAATGCTTCTTTTATACATAAGCGCCATGGAAAGTTCCTTAAAAATCTATTAGATTTCTGCTCATTTAAAACAGACAGTGATTACACAAACCCTCAGTAACATATTTGGATGAGTTTCTACCAGCCTCATCTTTGAGGGGCATGCttctctgatttttatttctgattgcCTAGGATAGTGCCACTGCAAATCCCGTCTGTATACTATGTCACTGCTTtggattttatatacagtgaaaccttggattgcaagtaatttGGGCTGCGAGCATTTTGAGCAAAACTTGATAAAAGAGCGAGGTCTTGACATACGAGTAGTACAcatacacatgatcacaactgagccaatggttcttatCTCTCTTGTggtgtggaattgtgggtaatcatctcacTTGCACGTGCGTCACTTGTATTGTCAGCATCCGTGTGCGCGTGTGGATTTTTTCCTCTTCCATGATTGCACGTAATACCGAAGAGAAAGAGGTacactatataaacaaaaatatttggccataactgcaatgacattgtttttaaaaccatatacttcaatatgaaGTTGGTCCctcttttgcagctataacagcttccactcttcttggaaggctgtccacaagattttggtgTGTTTATGTGGGAGTTTGTGTCCATTCATTGTGTAAAGAATTCATGAGAGGTCAGAAcgctgatgttggacaagaaggcctggttcacaatctccgttccagttaattccaaaggtgctcgatggggttgggGTCAAGGCTTTGTGCGGGCcattcaagttcttccacaccgaactcatcaaaacatgtctttatagtccttgctttgttcactggagcacagtcatgcatgaattggccaccaccTTAACCCCATTGCAAGTCTTTGAGATGTGCTGAAGAAGACTTTAGAAGACTCTTCTGTCATCAATACATCATCTCGACCAAAAGTATTTTAAGTCTGGGTGGAAATGCATGTTCTGACATTGCATAAGGCTGATGTAGTTAAAGGCAGGagaaaaccaaccaagcacggggagaacatgcaaactccatgtgcaAAAACCCaatgcaggaatcaaacccaggacctgtaGGTGCAGggtgacagtactaaccactaaaccactgtgccGCTTATAAGACACTGTAGTTTGTAGtaatattaatttgtttatagtTTGGGAAATAGTACTAGCTGAAATAAGTAGAAAATAAGAACTAGAGTTTCCTCAACACCAGTTCTAATCTTGAGTGATGTAGCTAAGATTAGAAAATCATCAAAAGCAGAATTCTGCTCATAGTGGTTTTCCCAGTGGTTCTGTGGCAAAAAAGCACCTTTTGGAAAGCAGATACAGATGCAGACATTGCATAGCACAGTGTATAATGATACGAGCTCTTCAAACTCACATCAGTGCTATGGGTATGCAACTTTTGGTATTTTATGGAAACTTTGTACTTGTGTAGTATGATATCTTGGGTGTTCTACAGCAAACAGTAGATTGGAATATTTTCATCTCGGTAAAAGTCTGGTAATGCGCTTTGTAAAAGGTATTCTAAGTATTTATAGAGAATTCATAGAGGCAGCTGTTTTTGAGAGCTGAAAGAGATTACATTAAGAATGAATGAgtgcaagaaaagaaaaaggaattcACAGAAGGTG is part of the Clarias gariepinus isolate MV-2021 ecotype Netherlands chromosome 15, CGAR_prim_01v2, whole genome shotgun sequence genome and harbors:
- the cirbpb gene encoding cold inducible RNA binding protein b isoform X4, with the translated sequence MSDEGKLFIGGLSYETTENSLEEAFSKYGTIAKVDVIRDRETDRSRGFGFVTFENPDDAKDAMAAMNGKTVDGRTIRVDEAGKSGGRSGGFRGSGGRGFFRGGRGRGGGGYGGDRSYGGERSYGRGGGGYGGDRGYGGRDRSYGSGERSYGGGGGYSNRSGGYSGGGGGGGGYRDNRNQGGYERSSFGSYRDSYDSYG
- the cirbpb gene encoding cold inducible RNA binding protein b isoform X1; translation: MSDEGKLFIGGLSYETTENSLEEAFSKYGTIAKVDVIRDRETDRSRGFGFVTFENPDDAKDAMAAMNGKTVDGRTIRVDEAGKSGGRSGGFRGSGGRGFFRGGRGRGGGGYGGDRSYGGERSYGRGGGGYGGDRGYGGRDRSYGSGERSYGGGGGYSNRSGGYSGGGGGGGGYRDNRNQGGYERSSFGSYRDSYDSYGMYRTSELLNTDL
- the cirbpb gene encoding cold inducible RNA binding protein b isoform X2, translated to MSDEGKLFIGGLSYETTENSLEEAFSKYGTIAKVDVIRDRETDRSRGFGFVTFENPDDAKDAMAAMNGKTVDGRTIRVDEAGKSGGRSGGFRGSGGRGFFRGGRGRGGGGYGGDRSYGGERSYGRGGGGYGGDRGYGGRDRSYGSGERSYGGGGGYSNRSGGYSGGGGGGGGYRDNRNQGGYERSSFGSYRDSYDSYAE
- the cirbpb gene encoding cold inducible RNA binding protein b isoform X3, whose amino-acid sequence is MSDEGKLFIGGLSYETTENSLEEAFSKYGTIAKVDVIRDRETDRSRGFGFVTFENPDDAKDAMAAMNGKTVDGRTIRVDEAGKSGGRSGGFRGSGGRGFFRGGRGRGGGGYGGDRSYGGERSYGRGGGGYGGDRGYGGRDRSYGSGERSYGGGGGYSNRSGGYSGGGGGGGGYRDNRNQGGYERSSFGSYRDSYDSYE